In Mytilus edulis chromosome 7, xbMytEdul2.2, whole genome shotgun sequence, a single genomic region encodes these proteins:
- the LOC139481316 gene encoding leucine-rich repeat-containing protein 56-like, with protein MAVAQDSLYYRLQSMNSSLQGRPESALGARGVQITEFKESRINPEPIVLEDSEVLMEQYLSPGKLKSLTGIQNLEDVRSLELKVDTSDTSLGNFGSLLPCLTQLKLSNSCIPYIRDLGSSLRTIQILWMSRCGLLELDGISSMISLTEVYLSYNEISDISPISMLDNLQILDLEGNNVEDISQVQFLGMCTQLNRLTLESNPVCVTPSPDSEQEDYDYRQAVKKVVPQLCYLDDEVLTLEASPTKKTNVFDADWAYLEELQNDLNLKDDSDDNESSGPPSRPGSASLRPTTGYRPGTVLRPGTGFRPATGSRRPATTIGARAATARPNSSGNRPNTDGTAVLTDDSVSDLTLGKVVCGNPSKALIARRKYNQPKEATQVKLFPQYQHTTEHTFDLPPEDERDREEITSELIEWKKLHEKRMEKIKESRVPQVLVINHDEHDDAISLSGDEDEITTDEELDDFMEGITKIEQANQTVSNPRRVGSGGERKQISPTQLAESLEIDRQFSDPTINQHPLEPPQPIPPIKSSQISPMRGSSPPVLGRIPSRSSVPSGEGRPVHPARSNLSSLVGSSLSPAFENRRPIGAIDTSKPMTHSPPVIPLHRPGTANAVLQPSSTQHRIRRQLPQVPGLPSKPPLPR; from the exons ATGGCTGTTGCACAGGACTCCTTGTATTACAG GCTTCAAAGTATGAATTCTAGTCTACAAGGACGTCCTGAAAGTGCCCTTGGGGCACGAGGGGTACAAATAACAGAGTTTAAGGAATCCAGGATTAACCCTGAACCAATTGTTTTAGAAGATAGTGAAGTTTTAATGGAACAGTATTTATCTCCTGGAAAACTg AAATCTTTAACTGGAATACAGAATTTGGAAGATGTAAGAAGTTTAGAATTAAAAGTAGATACCTCTGATACCAGTTTAGGGAACTTTGGTTCATTACTACCATGTTTAACACAACTTAAACTTTCTAATAGTTGTATTCCTTATATCAG GGACTTAGGATCTTCATTACGGACAATACAGATATTATGGATGTCTAGATGTGGACTGTTAGAATTAGACGGAATTTCCTCCATGATCAGTTTAACTGAAGTATATTTATCATATAATGAGATATCTGATATCAGTCCAATAAGCATGCTAGATAATTTACAGATATTAGATTTAGAAGG AAATAATGTAGAAGATATATCCCAGGTACAGTTTTTAGGAATGTGTACACAGCTGAACAGACTGACACTAGAGAGTAATCCTGTGTGTGTAACACCTTCTCCAGATAGTGAGCAG gaGGATTATGACTATAGACAAGCAGTGAAGAAAGTTGTACCTCAGTTATGTTACTTAGATGATGAGGTGCTAACTCTAGAGGCATCTCCGACAAAGAAAACCAATGTGTTTGATGCTGACTGGGCATATCTGGAGGAGTTACAGAATGATCTCAATCTGAAAGATGATTCAGATGACAATGAATCTTCTG GACCTCCAAGTCGACCTGGTAGTGCTTCTCTTCGACCTACAACTGGTTACAGACCTGGAACTGTATTACGTCCAGGAACAGGGTTCAGACCTGCTACTGGCTCAAGACGTCCAGCTACAACTATTGGAGCAAGGGCAGCAACAGCTAGACCTAATTCCTCAGGAAACAGACCAAATACAGATG GTACTGCTGTACTAACAGATGACTCTGTCAGTGATCTGACATTGGGTAAAGTTGTCTGTGGTAACCCATCCAAAGCTCTTATTGCAAGGAGGAAATATAACCAACCAAAGGAGGCTACTCAAGTTAAATTATTCCCACAA TATCAGCATACAACAGAACACACTTTTGATCTCCCTCCTGAAGATGAAAGAGACAGAGAAGAAATAACAAGTGAACTGATAGAATGGAAAAAACTTCATGAGAA GAGAAtggagaaaataaaagaatcccGGGTGCCACAAGTATTGGTTATTAACCATGATGAACATGACGATGCTATTAGTTTATCTGGAGATGAGGATGAAATTACTACAGATGAAGAATTAGATGATTTCATGGAAGGCATTACCAAGATAG aaCAAGCAAACCAAACTGTGTCAAATCCACGAAGAGTTGGAAGTGGTggtgaaagaaaacaaatatctCCAACACAACTTGCAGAATCATTAGAAATAGATAGACAGTTTTCTGATCCTACTATAAATCAACACCCACTGGAACCTCCTCAACCAATCCCTCCTATCAAATCATCTCAGATATCTCCTATGAGGGGATCAAGTCCTCCTGTCCTGGGTAGAATACCTTCTAGATCCAGTGTGCCATCTGGAGAAGGAAGACCAGTACATCCAGCAAGGTCTAACCTTTCTTCCTTAGTAGGAAGCTCATTGAG TCCTGCATTTGAGAACAGAAGACCTATAGGTGCTATAGACACTAGTAAACCAATGACACATTCACCACCAGTGATACCTTTACATAGGCCTGGTACAGCTAATGCTGTTTTACAACCGTCCtcaacacaacatagaatacgTAGACAATTACCACAAGTTCCTGGTTTACCATCTAAACCACCATTACCAAGATAG